The following are encoded in a window of Leptospira selangorensis genomic DNA:
- a CDS encoding acyl-CoA thioesterase has product MQIAERQKIREGHKHSLNVRWDELDANRHVNNKNYQGYLDEARMRAMRDWGAPMEEFADKGFGPVILNLNLKFIKEISYPEEITIESDLVLTSPTRAVFEQKILLSNGKLACQASTEWTLLDLNRKRPAKFMEVL; this is encoded by the coding sequence ATGCAAATTGCAGAAAGACAAAAGATCAGAGAAGGTCATAAACATTCTTTAAATGTAAGATGGGACGAGCTGGATGCAAACAGGCATGTGAATAATAAAAACTACCAAGGTTATTTGGACGAGGCCAGAATGAGAGCCATGAGAGATTGGGGAGCTCCCATGGAAGAATTTGCAGACAAAGGTTTTGGTCCTGTGATCTTAAATTTGAATCTGAAATTTATAAAAGAGATCTCTTATCCGGAAGAGATCACTATCGAATCGGATCTGGTTTTAACTTCTCCTACAAGAGCTGTGTTCGAACAGAAAATACTTTTATCGAATGGAAAGCTTGCCTGCCAAGCTAGCACAGAGTGGACCTTACTCGATCTGAATCGAAAACGTCCCGCTAAGTTTATGGAAGTTCTTTAA
- a CDS encoding TetR/AcrR family transcriptional regulator, producing the protein MRISAESAQEKRHTLILKGIDRFRKFGYSATGIQEIADEAEIPKASFYNYFTTKQNFASEVLEYYSENAILWNEQILQKTKEDPISSLLNLYKERIKLEKKLLKEGVSCLVNVFGQELGYSETSLQKPLKNYFDSALDQLASAIQKLRSFKKLNITSSDREFALFLESSWRGALLVGRATGSLEPAENFYNFLIQILDHKE; encoded by the coding sequence ATGAGAATCAGTGCAGAATCCGCTCAGGAGAAGAGGCATACTCTTATCCTGAAAGGGATCGATCGTTTTCGTAAATTCGGATATTCCGCAACAGGTATACAGGAAATCGCTGATGAGGCAGAGATCCCGAAGGCCTCATTTTATAATTATTTTACTACCAAGCAAAACTTTGCCTCAGAAGTATTAGAATATTATTCTGAAAATGCAATCTTATGGAATGAGCAGATCCTTCAAAAAACAAAAGAAGATCCGATCTCTTCTCTTTTAAATTTATATAAGGAAAGGATCAAACTGGAGAAAAAACTCCTAAAAGAAGGAGTTTCCTGTTTGGTTAATGTGTTTGGTCAGGAATTGGGATATTCTGAAACTTCTCTCCAAAAACCTCTTAAAAATTATTTTGATTCCGCCTTGGACCAACTGGCCTCCGCAATCCAAAAACTCCGATCATTCAAAAAACTGAATATTACTAGCTCGGATAGAGAATTCGCTTTGTTTCTGGAATCCTCCTGGAGAGGAGCCCTACTCGTAGGAAGGGCAACAGGCTCTTTGGAACCTGCGGAAAACTTTTATAATTTTCTAATACAAATTTTGGACCATAAGGAATAA
- a CDS encoding MFS transporter, whose product MLKVSAKKESSSLGVDSFPWITLSFIFLAMLPVTMIVPVYKEIIKDRLGGTGYGVAWFQSSAMLGSFLFSPLAGWLSDKLGTRKKLIGTFAILDAFLLALLPFMPNISSLFVLRFLEGGAHIFVIGLLLTCISDKEKDQTSSFYNKGILFGLGGTLLTLGGGVGQSLGFLGNKNPLLPFFVGGSILLVLGFLSFFFLEEGTLKKLEWEGWKKTKTALSLSPLLLVPIAFHFVDRFTVGYFLSSLNLHLREDLGFSPGQVGGLFGVMFLLMSVLSLPAALLSKKWNSITLVWIGSFIYGIAQASTGFLNTSSGLYFSMIACGIGAGIMYVPAMRLASSLAPSGFNASVMTVFTGLGSLGFLLGPLVSISVQESFSHTYDKTVGLEFTGILYGALEILLVLGTLPLLSKILEKEKRLD is encoded by the coding sequence TTGTTAAAAGTATCTGCCAAAAAAGAATCCTCCTCCCTGGGGGTGGATTCTTTTCCCTGGATCACATTATCCTTCATCTTTTTAGCTATGCTTCCGGTTACGATGATCGTGCCGGTATATAAAGAGATCATAAAAGATAGATTGGGTGGAACCGGATACGGAGTAGCCTGGTTCCAAAGTTCCGCGATGCTTGGTTCTTTTTTATTTTCACCTTTAGCAGGATGGCTATCGGATAAATTAGGGACCAGAAAAAAATTAATCGGAACTTTTGCTATATTGGACGCGTTTTTGTTAGCCCTTCTCCCATTTATGCCAAATATCTCTTCACTTTTTGTTTTGAGATTTTTAGAGGGAGGAGCGCATATTTTTGTTATAGGTTTACTTCTCACTTGTATTTCGGACAAGGAGAAGGACCAAACATCTAGTTTTTATAATAAAGGAATTTTATTCGGATTAGGCGGAACACTTCTCACGTTAGGAGGAGGAGTCGGCCAGTCGCTTGGGTTTTTAGGAAATAAAAATCCTCTTCTACCCTTTTTTGTGGGTGGATCCATTCTTTTAGTTTTGGGATTTTTATCTTTTTTCTTTTTAGAAGAAGGTACTCTAAAAAAATTAGAATGGGAAGGTTGGAAAAAAACAAAAACAGCCTTATCACTTTCTCCTTTATTACTCGTTCCGATCGCTTTCCATTTTGTGGATCGATTTACTGTAGGTTATTTTTTAAGTTCCTTAAATTTACATTTAAGGGAAGACCTTGGATTTTCTCCGGGACAAGTAGGTGGACTTTTCGGAGTCATGTTCCTGCTAATGAGTGTATTATCTCTTCCCGCTGCACTCCTTTCTAAAAAATGGAATTCTATCACATTAGTTTGGATCGGTTCTTTCATTTACGGAATTGCTCAAGCGAGTACTGGGTTTTTGAATACTTCTTCAGGACTATACTTTTCCATGATCGCTTGTGGAATAGGCGCAGGGATCATGTATGTGCCTGCGATGAGGCTTGCCTCTTCCCTTGCACCCAGCGGTTTTAACGCGAGTGTCATGACTGTGTTCACAGGCCTTGGATCCTTGGGATTCCTTTTAGGACCTTTGGTCTCCATCTCGGTTCAAGAATCTTTTAGTCATACATACGACAAAACCGTAGGTCTGGAATTTACAGGGATCTTGTATGGAGCCTTGGAAATTTTACTAGTTTTAGGCACCCTACCCCTATTATCTAAAATTTTAGAGAAAGAAAAAAGACTTGATTAA
- a CDS encoding heme oxygenase (biliverdin-producing) — protein MSLAQALRDGTSESHTIAENNAFIRCFMKGVLEPKSYAKHLESFYFVYAAMEEELENKKDHPIVGKIRFPELYRKGMIEKDLAHFFQSGHSPKTTPATETYVKHIREIANTSPELLVAHSYVRYLGDLSGGQILKRVAAKALGIEGTSGLDFYEFPEISSPKDFKDKYRNTLDSLPLSDSEKEKIVQEANEVFKLNGKIFDELEETLISSIGKAKFEEVLASPARH, from the coding sequence ATGAGCCTAGCCCAAGCATTAAGAGACGGAACCTCCGAATCTCATACCATCGCGGAAAACAACGCATTCATTCGCTGCTTTATGAAAGGAGTATTGGAGCCCAAAAGTTACGCTAAACATTTGGAATCTTTTTATTTCGTTTATGCTGCAATGGAAGAAGAGTTGGAAAACAAAAAAGACCATCCAATCGTAGGAAAGATCAGATTTCCTGAATTATACAGAAAAGGAATGATCGAAAAAGACCTGGCGCATTTTTTTCAATCGGGACATTCTCCAAAGACCACCCCGGCTACAGAAACTTACGTAAAACATATTAGAGAAATTGCAAATACTTCACCTGAATTATTAGTAGCTCACAGTTATGTTCGTTATTTAGGAGATCTTTCCGGCGGGCAGATCTTAAAAAGAGTGGCGGCTAAAGCTTTAGGGATTGAAGGAACATCTGGTCTGGATTTTTATGAATTCCCTGAAATTTCCAGCCCGAAAGATTTTAAGGATAAATATAGAAACACCTTGGATTCTCTTCCTCTCTCCGATTCTGAAAAAGAAAAAATCGTACAAGAAGCAAATGAAGTTTTCAAACTGAACGGAAAAATTTTCGACGAGTTGGAAGAAACCTTGATCTCCTCCATAGGCAAAGCCAAATTCGAAGAAGTTCTAGCAAGTCCTGCGAGGCACTGA